From the genome of Marasmius oreades isolate 03SP1 chromosome 1, whole genome shotgun sequence:
CAGCTGGCTGGGGACCCGGAATCATAGAATACCACGCACTCAGATCCAGCAGACTTTGCACCAATAACGATGGATCGGCAGAGGTTCTAAGACCGGTGTCGCGCTGATGGAGACGTTGGACAATAGGGTTGGTTATGGAGAGATCAGGGTCACGATGGAGAGTTATCACGGTGCCTACATTGATATCAGGGAAAGATGATGGTGACTGTCAAGAGTCAAACTGACTCACCATTGCGGTATAGGAAGATAAAGAAGGGTATCTCTCTTACAACGACTTTCTCGCCCTTTAGAAGAAATCAGTCTCTTCTGGCGAAATTGAATTGGTAGATGTTACACACTTTCTTGAGTTCACCAACTTTTATTTCATCTTCCCGGGCCTGCCTCCGCTTGGTTTCACGACGTGTTTTTGCTTTGTTCATAAAGCTAAGAAGTCCACCCTGTCGTCCATGCTCTAAATCACCTCCAGCTCCGGCGAGCTTAGCTCGATTCCGCATCCTCAACGTTGACTTACGAGAGTTAGGAGCCGTTCCATAAAGGgttatttcttcctcttccaggaCATCTAATCCCATCTTGTCTGCATCCGTCAGAGGTTCTGGCGAAGATGAACGAGGAATGTCGATGCTTTCGGCAAGGGTCGACCCTAAGGCGGCTGATGTCCCATGTCGTTGAATTTCGGCCAGCACGTCGCCGTCGTGTCCGAGCTCATGACAGAGAATGTGAATGAAGAGGTGTTTGGTGTAATAGTCTGCTTTGGAACGAGCGCCGGGCCGATGGTGAAAAACGTCCTCGAGTGCAAGTGGGTGTATGTCTTCAGTCGGTTACAGTTCAGTGTTCAACGAGTGAAAGACGTAGCATCAGACCACACACCGTATTTCAGTGAAACAGCCTTCATAACATCCCAACTCAAACCTCCGATATTAATCCAACGAACTTTGACCCAAGGTTCTCTCTGGCTGGCTTTAGGATCAGTCAAAAAGTTGACAAACTCCTTGTTGGTCATGCGTCCATATGAATGCCGCAGACTGGAGTAATCCAGAATCTCTATCACACAATCTTGTTTGATTTTTCCAAACTGTAGATTGGCAGAGGCCCTTCGAGGATCAACTCCTGGTTCTGCGCCGACACCGTTGGCTACCATTATTGAAGTACTACGATGCATGGCCATGACTTTTCGTACAGCTGCACGAAAACGTTCCCTAGGGTGTTGTAAAGGACGTGGGACTCCAGGTGAACTAGGACCAGCGGAGAGAGATGGACGGCGGACATTTTCAAATGTAGTCATCCTCACTGGGACTGGTGAGGGAATCTGATGTCTGCCAGTGGGGGATCTGGGAGACCTGGGAGCAGGAGCATCGTGGTCTTCGGCGTCACTAAGGTCGGGGGTTAATGAACGACCCTCAGAGTCGCTGAAGCTGTTTTCGCGAGGCATTCTTGGTCGTCGCGATGGTAGTGGTTGACCCGGGATTCCAGCTGCCGATCCTATTGCATCGCCAGCGCTCAGGGCGACCTCGTGGCCGTGTTGACAtgaattttatttttatctCTGGTGGCGTGTGAACACCCCCCCAAACAGCATCTTCTAATTTCGCTTCGTTGCGATGGATGGAAAACATTTTGGGACTCGGGAGAACATGGAAGTTAACGAATGCAATAGCATCGTTCACAaacgttcaaacgttcatgcATATGCGTCGTGTAACCTGTCTAGTGTCGATTGACGGCCTCGGGGTGAAAAAATGGCCCTGACGGGTTATTATTCGGTGGTTGAATTACAATAATTCCTCGCAGTTACAAGGTGTGGTAATTATAAGTAAAATGCCCTTTTATGGGTTTCCGGCAAATTTTTGGTAAATATGGTACGGACCCGTACCGCCAAGGGCTGTGAATAGTCTCAAGTATGGGCAGGTCAAGCACAAGTCACCTTTATGACAGTTTCCTCGCAAGCTCACGTTAGAGTATTCAAAGTGGTAGGTATGTCTCCGTTATCTTCATCAATACTACGGTGCTGCCACTTATCATGTTGGCTTGGTCGGGACTTTGAGGAGACACCCTAGCTAGACTTCAAAGTCGGGGGAATCTTGATCACTGAGTCTGAGATGTCGAATCAGCATTCTGGAGCTACATCCTCGATTCATGGTCTTGATTCGTCTTTTGAATCGCGAAGCGCTATCTGCTCCAGCAATTGGATATTGAATTGTCATGTTTGACTGTTGGGTTCCAGGGAGTCTCCACGACTGTACGCCAAACGCTTACTAGTGCTGTCGTGTATGAATCGTGTATTTGAACACGGTGGCCACACGGCAGCGCAACGTTTGTTCTCCCGGTATTTCTCCGATCCCGCTTTGGCTATTTAGGGGCCCATAAACAACTGCGATTTCACAATAACTTCGACATGTCCTCTTTGTCCGTCACTGCCCTTCCTGAGACCGACGCCTGGCGTAAACCCCCATCTACTAACCTGTACGTGCCTACGAAATTCAGAATGggttgttcaagcagacatcGACTCACCCACGCCTAGATTCAACGCCCCAACACATCCCTTAACTTCTCCAGTACCTCTCAAGTCTTTCCAACGCGCTCGGTTGACTGTGAGCGCCGCATGGACCACTCGTTACGACCAAGGGGGTCTCCTACTGCACGTCACCAACCCTTCCAAGCCAAACGATTACTGGCTCAAGACAGGTATCGAGTTCTACATGGATCGTCCAAACGTCAGTACGGTAGGAACGCAAACATGGTCAGATTGGAGCATCTTTCCAACCGATTCGGGAAAAGCGACTGTCGAAGTTCGGAGAGAGGGGGATGGGTTGTGGGTATATCAGATTGTCAAAGGCGAAGGGGTCGATGAAGAACGTAAGCCGTTAAGGGAGATTGCTTGGTTTTTTGCAGAGGAGGATGGATGGAGCGTTGATATTAAGGCAATGGCAGCGAGACCAGCAAAGGCGGACGAGGTAATCGGCAGCAAAGAGTTGGTTGTTGAATTTGACGGCGTCGAAATCGATGTTCAAGCAGACCTTGGACAAGAGGATTAGACAAAAACAAAGATATGCGTACGTATGAGAGTAGAGTAATAGAGCGTGCCTGCATGCAGCAGAATCCAATTTTACAGCGACATccaaaattgtagcgcaattatgattttgtgtagctccccgcctttgtttgttgtAAATAAAGCAAGTAATCCAAATTTGGTAACCATGAGGTAAGTTGGTGCTTTGTGGGTATCACGTTGCTGAGGGGACAAGGGCGGGGAAGCAGAGCTCCTACGCCGATTGGCTGGATCAAACTTCGGGCGTCGGGATGGTTTGCCAATTTTGGAATACTTTTTATTTACTACAAACAAGGGCGGGGAGCTACACAAaatcataattgcgctacaattttggATGTCGCTGTAACCAGCAGTGAGAGGCTGTGGGCTCATGGGCGAATACCGAAGGTGAAGCAGGGTGATGTGACATGACGCGGTGCGCGTCCGGTGGGCACGTGCTCGCATACATATGTCACTGGTCCGTGCGCGCTCAACCCGGATCTTGAAGTTGCACTTCCACCTCTTTCCTCTCCCTGTTGTCCTCGATGCTTTCCAAACGGACAATTACCATCCGGAATCTAAACCAAGTACACAGAATAGCAACAGGACAACTAAAATCTTTATCCGCGTTCCCCAGAAACTCTCCCGGATCTCGAGAACATCACATCTCTGCAATATCTCACCATGAACCCTGGAAGAAACAGAGCCGTTTATTTGCTTCAGAATCAGAACCTCTAGGTCTGTCTCGTTGTCCTCTTTCTGTCCAGGAAAGCCGATTGAACATCATAGGGAAGAAACCTTCCATCATACACGCCAGCCTCACTTCGACAAGATTCTAATCGCAAACAGGTGAGGATAAGGCTTGAGCTCATCTTTTCGAATACTGATACACGCCGAAAAAATTAGAGGAGAAATTGCTTGCCGAGTCATTCGCACCGCTAAGAAGCTAGGAATAAGATGTGTGGCCGTGTACAGTGAAGCGGATAAGGATTCCATGCATGTCCAGTTGGTGGGTGGTTCATGAATTGTTGCGCTTGCGCTTGGCGACTCAACTCACTTTTCTGATTAGGCAGAAGAAGCATACTGTATAGGCCCAGCACCGTCCGCAGAAAGTTATGTCAGTATTCGGCGGCCTTCCGCAGTATTCGCTTCTTGACTGGACCTTGTTATCCATAGCTTCGAATCGACAAGATAATAGAGGTATGTCGTAGGAGTGGGGCTCAGGTTCGTACCATCCTCTCTTGACAACACTTTTCAGCTAATCAGGTTTCGATAGGCTGTTCATCCTGGGTAAGCAGCCAAAGTTGaactcccgtagctcgggCCTTTTCGAACCTACGAAACAGATACGGTTTCTTGAGTGAAAATGCGAAGTTTGCCGAACGGCTCGCTGAGGATGGTATTGTTTTCATTGGGCCGCCTGCTAGCGCCATTGTTAGTATGGGCTCTAAAAGGTGTGTTCGTGTGTAAGGTCGAAAGTCACTCTCTTACGCATGAATCGTAGCGAGTCTAAGAACATTATGCTCGGTGAGCTCAAACGCATTTTAACGACCTCTACATGTCTAAATTGCATCGTAGCTGCCGCCGTTCCGTGTGTTCCAGGTTACCATGGAGAAAACCAAGATCCCAATTTTCTCTTCGAACAAGCGAAGAAAATAGGTGAAATTGAGAGTGGTATTTTTTGATAATGTTTACGGAGCTCACACTGGTACCGCTCTAGGTTTTCCGGTACTCATCAAAGCTGTTCATGGGGGCGGGGGGAAAGGGATGCGCGTTGTGACAACGTCAACCGAGGAAGCGTTCCAAGAGGCTCTCACCTCAGCTAAACGAGAATCGATTAAATCCTTCGGAAATGATACTGTTTTGGTGGAAAAATACATTCAACGCCCGAGGCATGTTGAAGTCCAAGTGTTCGCTGATGCGCTGGGTGGGGTCGTCAGTTTGTGGGAGAGAGATTGCTCGGTTCAGAGAAGAAACCAAAAGATTATTGAGGAGGTCAGTTCTGAGTTACTTGGGACCTTTCTCTATTCTAATCTGTCGACAGGCACCCGCACCTGGACTATCAACGCAACTTAGGTCTGAGTTGAGTGCAAAGGCGGTCGCAGCAGCGCGAGCCGTCAATTATGTGGGCGCTGGCACGGTGGAATTCATCTTCGACAACGATACGCAAGACTTTTATTTTATGGAAATGTGAGCCCCAACCATTTCACGAGAACCTATCCCCCACCGAATGCATTTTGCTATAGGAACACGCGCTTGCAGGTCGAACATCCGGTAACGGAAATGGTGACAGGATTGGATCTCGTAGAATGGCAGTTAGACGTAAGCGTCGATTTCTTCATTGTCCCATTTTCTCAACCTTGGTTTTTCCTTAGGTCGCGGCCGGGAATCCTCTTCCATTAGGCCAATCGTCTATTCCTCTCGTCGGACACGCATTTGAAGCCCGTATTTATGCTGAGAAGCCGAGGAACAATTTTTTACCCGATTCTGGCACATTGCTGTACCTTTCTACACCCACCCCTACGCTCACCTTCGCGCCATCCTATTCCAATCCAAATGTCCCACCTCCAGTTTCCCCTGCATCCGGATTTCTAGCACCGTCATTGACCTCAAGTGACGTCGAGATTACACCTTCAGTGCGTCTTGAGCAAGGTTTCGGTCAAGGAGCACAGATTGGCATCTTTTACGATCCGATGATTGCGAAATTGATTGTACATGGAAAGGACCGTACCGAAGCACTAAGATTACTCAGAAAAGCACTGGATGAGTATCATGTTGTTGGCGTTTCCACCAACATCCAACTTTTGAGGTCGTTGGCGGGGAATTCGGCATTTATTGATGCAGAGGTGGAGACTGGTTTCATCCCGGTAAGCAGCAACGGTATACGTTATCTTGATTTTCGCCCAACTCAAACTGTGGTCTTGTAGAAACATTTCGATGCTCTATTCCCACCGGTTACGGAGCCAGCACCAGAGATCTTAGCTCAAGCAGCCCTATACGTCATTTTGAGGGATCATCCTGTACCCAGCCTGACAGCTTCTTCAACCGCCCAATCACCTTGGACAACGTTAGCTTCTCGCCGATTCGGTGGAGACAGTTACGAACGGATTATACTCCTCCAAGATGACGCAGTTACTTCCAATGAACCCTCCACAGTCCGCGTCAGATGTTCAACACTAGGACTATTCGACATTGACGTCAAGACTCCCAGTCGGACTGCTGAATACCGAAATGTACCTGCTACTTTGGGTTCTCCTACGAACCTCACGACAACGCTATCTGATAAACTGGTAAACGTAACTGTGGTATCACAACCTCCACCGCCTTCCGTTCCAGCTTCGACTTCTCATCATACTATGGAGCGTTTACATGTGTTCAGTGACGGACAGAAGACGACACTGGTCATTCCTACACCGGATTGGTTGTTGTCGCTGGGAGGAGATGTGTTGAGCGCCGCTGCTGCGAAGGGAGCATTGAAAGCTCCTATGCCCAGTTTGGTGGTTGAGTTGAAGGTTAAGGTTGGGGATAAGGTGACAAAAGGTCAAAGCGTGGTTGTGTTGGAGAGTATGAAGACGGAGACGGTGTTGAGAGCGGATGTTGAGGGTGTGGTGAAAGCTGTTGGATGTAAGAATGGAGAAATGGTTGAGGAGGGTCGAGAGTTGGTTGATATTGAGGTTGAAACTGTGGTGGAGGAGCAGAAGTAGGAGGGTGTTTTATTATTGGTTAATATGGGTGGAAATGATGATTGTGGACTTCTGTAAACTTTGAATAGTCGCTAAAATCATTTGCCTTATTCGAGAATTATTCAAACTTCGCCAGAACGGTGTTACTGTACAGTACAGTACTCTGTACTCGTACAGATTCTGCTCGTTATGGAACGAACAAGTAGCGAAAGACTGCCACTGGTAAAATGGTAAGTTCGTTCTCCCAAGTCCAGAAACTTCCCAACCTCAATCTATCGGTCGGTGATCATGACACGAGCCCTGGACACGAGTAGTACAATTTGATttgaccaaaaaaaaaaaacggaaCATTTTGATACAAGCATGAAAGTAATCGAGGTCAAGCGTGGTGGTGAAGATGCCAGCTAATTCTGAATGTGAACTCTGGCATTCAAAATTCGCCTCAGCGTGTCCCCATTCATCGTGCGAAGGTTATACCGGTACCATTGGAGAAGAACGTGGGTCGATGATGCATGTGCATGCGTGCCCATCATTGGCTGCCGCAAAGGAAGGTCGGGAGGTCTTTTTCTCTATCATGCTGCAAGTTCAGCCAGGTCTTCGAGAGCTCTTCATCGATCATTTTGTGTAAACGCTCATGGTACAACTTGAAAGGAGTTCAATAGGGGTACAAAGTTACGTAGCAGAGAgtatgaagacgaagacggtgTTGAAGGTGTGGTGAAGGCTGTTGGATGTAAGAACGGAGAAATGGTTGAGGGTCGAGAGTTGGTTGATATTGAGGTTGAAACTGTGGAGGAGTAGAAGTAGGGTGTTTTATTACCAGCTATTATGGATGGAGGGTGTCAGTGCAGATCGGTGGAAACTGTAACTCCGTATCCAACCTCAACTGGCCAGTGGGTTCTTTAATGTCACTTAAGCCAGCCCTTTCATGTCTGTAGACAAGGCGAGATGGACCATGCTTGAATAGATTTTTTCCCAGTGGGAGGGTAAGAAAGGGAAGGCAGGACGTGATATTCGGTTGATATAAGGTACCGTTAAACAACCAATTCCCCTTCCACACTCTCTGGGTGTAGTGCAAGGCGTTGTAGTAAGATGTCATAACGTTCTCGGTCTGTCCGCTTGAGATACTTCAGGACCTTAGCTCTTTGATGCACCAGTTTCCTTAGGCCTCTTCTGTTACCAAGGTCGCGTTTGTATTTTGTTAGGTGGCTCCACAAGTTGCGGATGCGGTACGTCAGAATGGCAGCTAAAGTTGAGGAATAAGGAACCTTCAACATCCAAGAAAACCGATAATCCCAATTCGGATACTTACCTTGTACCTCTGTACGACCTGGGTCGAAGGGATTTTTGGGTTCCGAAAACGCCTCGATAATCCGCCTTCTATTCTCATACGCAATTCCATCCGCATCCGCATTCCTCAAATCCACCACTTTCGCAAAGATATTCGCTTTTTGTAGTTCCCTTTCCCCACTTTCCAACCCAGCAGATATAATATCCTGAGTAGTTCCCCCTCCAATTCCACTCGTCGGTGATATTTGCGCGCTGAGGATAGGTAACTTTCCAAACAGTTCGTCGGCTTCTGTTTTCGTGAGAGCAAAAGCAAATTGTTTGGGTTCATGAACCACACCAATCGGTCGTTCCGTGGGCTTCATTTCGGGAGGCCCTGCGAATTCTTCCTCTCTGACAAGAATCTTCGCCAAGTCACACTCCTCCCACTTTGACTCTTCACCTGGTCGAGTGCCTAGGATGGGGCTTGGACGGTTGGCGGTTGCCCTTTCGAATCTTTGGGCTCTTCGTTCTTGCTTGATTTTGTTCGTCATTCGTTTCTTGGGGGCTGCGTGGAGGATAGCAGAGGTGTGAAGGAGGGAGGCATtgcttgaacttgaaggcaCCGACGCGATGCAACGCGAACCTGCATCCATTGAATGTAAGAGGGGTTTATAGTGGAGATGTAAGCTTGAGGAAAGATTGTGCCCACTTTGTGCTATGTATGCTCTGAACATGATAAACGGGAATTTTCAGGTAACAGAGGCTCGGAAGTCGTTTTGTCTCGTGGGAATTTAGCGGGCTGTAGTTTTTTTGCGCACGGCCACACCTGCGCATGCCAGGCCATAAGCCCCAGTGAGATGTGCTCGGATGTAATCTGATGCTACCGGACCGTATGTAATGAATCGTGTGAATTCTGAGAAATCCGTATCTCTCTCGGATATTTTCTGATGACGCGTCGTTTGTTGGAGGCCTCCGTCTCGCCTTCATCTCTCTAGCTTCTCCGACTGTCCGCAATATCTCGACATCAAAGTCACAGAAGTAAAAACAACTTAGCCATTTCTTCACCATGGCCTAGAGGCTTCGATTCCTTGCCCGAGTTTATGCACATAGGCGTCTGCTGTTGCTCTCCTCACTCATAGTTCCTCCTCCCCTTGCGCCGTTTCCCTTCGCTTTCTTCGACACTGCAGATTCAAATCGTTTCATCCTAATACCAATGACGAGATTGTGACGTAGACCGCACCAAGACCGCACACACGGTTCACCCGTGAAATCCTTATATACAAGCACAACGCCAGAGTCGTCCCCATcatttcttccttcccttccacCACCAACCCCCCATCTCATTGTCCCACTTCCCAAACGATGACCCACTTCATAGGTACTTGTACCCAAACTCGAACGCCTCATGGAGACTATTGATGCGTACGTGTGTCAGTTACCCTTTTTTCATGGCTGAGCTTGACGGTCACCATCTATAGTCACCGCTACCACAAAACTGAGGTTCAAGCTCCCAAGACCACGATACCCAAACCGAAGAAGGTTGTATGGAAGGTACCGGACTTGGTTTGCCGGAAGTAAGTAGTGCTTTCGTATTTTATCACCGTTTCTCACAATCTTTTAGGTGGTTGTATGCCCATGATTGGAAGAAGGTGCCGGGTAACGAAACCAAGTCGAAGAGCATGTTTTTAGAACACCGGGTCGAGTTTGAGAAGACCGAGAAGGATGGTCGGTCGCTTCAAGGTAATGTGCTTTTTCTCTGCCGTTTCATTTCGATCTACTGATATCTTTGATTTAGCACTATCAGAAGTTATCACACGAGAAGAATGTCGAGGCGAGTTCCTTCCCTCCATACTGGTACCATTCTTTGTTTACTGACTCATTCATACAGGCGGTCCAGGTCAGCAAGAAGGCCAAAGCTGACTCCAGCGAAGGTGTTGGGTACGCGGCAGTAGGATAAGGTGGAATGGATACAGGACTATGTTGTATAGCACAATAATGTTGTTAGATGAAATTGTACATGATCAGATAAAGGGATGGAATTGAATCATACGATTGTCATACGATAACATACAGTAAACTCTGAAAATCGGATGAAGCGCTATGTTATCAGACCTAAATACGGTCCTTCACCCCCACTCAGATTTCCAACGATGTCATCTGATACCGTCTCAAAAACTACCTTCTTAAGGATGTTATTGGATGGAACCAGACGTTATCAGAGTCATCTCTGGATCATCCAATAACGTCTGATGCCATCCGATGAAACCTCACTGGGCATAAGCGCTCAGTCGTTTTCGTTCCGCCGTCGTCACCGTCTCGCTCGATGTCCAGCCACACACTTTAGCTGTCTCTCGTAAGCTTCAAATTTTCGTACGGCTATTCTATAGTATGTTCTCTATAAGATCTGTAATCCTCTCTGATTCAAACTTTCTCTAGCCTCGTTAACAACTAATACTCTATGTCTGACCTGAATTCTGATTGGAGAATTGGCCGGAAAGGATGCTAATAACAGGTGCGTTGTTAACTGTGGTATCCAAATCATTTACTGAACCTGTTACAGAATTATCTAGACTACAGAGTTTGGTATGTCCTATCCACTCATGTCAAAATTTATTCAGTTTATCGATTCAAAAATTCCCTGATATAGAAATAGTACCTGAGGAACTGTATTAGATGGCGCCCCCGAAAAAATCAACCAGTGCGTGATGAGAAAACTTAATGAAGGCAGGAGGGAAGGTGAAGTTCTTCTAGTGGACTCATGTCTTATCTCTACTGGATTTTTCAACTGGGCACTCTGCTATACTGATGCGTACATGAGGGACTGAATGGGAAAGAAGCTGCATATGGTGCAAAGCATTACAGGGGTCACTGTGCTATACCCAATGACTATTTGAAGGACTTTGAGAAGTTTGGGTGCCTACAGAATCTCAAAAAATTACAAAATATGTGATTTCCATTGATTTTTCCCACTGTTTGGCTATTGGGGAGTTCAGTTTTCATTTACTTACTATAGAACTTATTATACAGCCTCGTCAACTAATATAAAATGATTATCAGAGATCAAACACATTGAATTAACAATGTAGCTATGTGGGGAGGTACTCCAAAGTGAAGTACCAGGGAGCAGAGGCCCGATTTGGAAGGCGGTAACGATGT
Proteins encoded in this window:
- a CDS encoding uncharacterized protein (BUSCO:EOG092643JW), which translates into the protein MFRAYIAQSSRCIASVPSSSSNASLLHTSAILHAAPKKRMTNKIKQERRAQRFERATANRPSPILGTRPGEESKWEECDLAKILVREEEFAGPPEMKPTERPIGVVHEPKQFAFALTKTEADELFGKLPILSAQISPTSGIGGGTTQDIISAGLESGERELQKANIFAKVVDLRNADADGIAYENRRRIIEAFSEPKNPFDPGRTEVQAAILTYRIRNLWSHLTKYKRDLGNRRGLRKLVHQRAKVLKYLKRTDRERYDILLQRLALHPESVEGELVV